One stretch of Natronobacterium gregoryi SP2 DNA includes these proteins:
- a CDS encoding PHP domain-containing protein, with translation MLSVELHAHSSLSYDGRDPVELILEQAEAVGLDAIAITDHDEIDASLEAAERAPEYGLVGIPGIEISSKAGHVLGLGVEEAIPPGLSFETTIEEIHAQGGLAVVPHPFQESRHGVMARISREQLANGDAIEVYNSRLLTGRANRQAERFAQSRNLPMTAGSDAHISEMVGQAVTRVDAEERSAAAILEAIEQGRTSVEGKRTPWHISFRQFAGGVTRRIRSSVLGVIR, from the coding sequence GTGCTGTCGGTCGAACTTCACGCGCACTCGTCGCTGTCGTACGACGGTCGGGACCCGGTCGAACTCATCCTGGAACAAGCCGAAGCCGTCGGTCTCGACGCGATCGCGATAACAGATCACGACGAGATCGACGCCAGTCTCGAGGCCGCAGAACGCGCCCCGGAGTACGGCCTCGTCGGCATCCCGGGGATCGAGATCTCGAGCAAGGCGGGCCACGTGCTCGGGTTGGGCGTCGAAGAGGCGATCCCGCCGGGTCTCTCCTTCGAGACGACGATCGAGGAGATCCACGCCCAGGGCGGACTCGCGGTGGTTCCTCACCCGTTCCAGGAGTCACGCCACGGTGTGATGGCTCGCATCTCCCGGGAGCAACTCGCGAACGGTGACGCGATCGAGGTCTACAACTCGCGGCTGCTGACCGGGCGGGCGAACCGACAGGCAGAACGGTTCGCCCAGTCGCGAAACCTGCCGATGACTGCCGGTAGCGACGCCCACATCAGCGAGATGGTCGGCCAGGCTGTCACCCGCGTCGACGCCGAGGAACGGTCCGCGGCGGCGATCCTCGAAGCGATCGAGCAAGGGCGAACGTCGGTCGAAGGGAAGCGCACGCCGTGGCACATCAGCTTCCGGCAGTTCGCCGGCGGCGTCACACGGCGGATCAGAAGCAGCGTTCTGGGAGTGATACGATGA
- a CDS encoding asparagine synthase C-terminal domain-containing protein has translation MTTLRGAAPKTVRDALERTDPLPGTAGFAGEIDGRLVRDVLGREPLFYESADAPDRWAFEPAVLEEPVALPAGSTLELAALEDETSDPRIQQHWTLPDPEPDPDHDAALEALEMAIRTAVDEVQADLEVAVAFSGGVDSALVAELLDAPLYVVGFPDSHDVEAARTAAEAMGRELTVVELEPADLERAVPEIARATGRTNAMDVQIALPLYLVGERVAADGFDALAVGQGADELFGGYEKVVRLDHRVEAETIRGAVRESILSLPEQLPRDVLTSRATGLEPVAPLLHDAVVDAALRLPDELLADEQLRKRGFRRVAARQLPEAVADRDKKAVQYGSLVARELDRLARQAGYKRRMDDHVSKYISSLLETG, from the coding sequence ATGACGACGCTTCGCGGTGCCGCCCCAAAGACGGTTCGTGACGCCCTCGAGCGGACGGACCCGCTCCCGGGAACGGCCGGCTTCGCGGGCGAAATCGACGGGCGACTCGTTCGTGACGTGCTCGGCCGCGAGCCGCTCTTTTATGAGAGCGCGGACGCGCCCGATCGCTGGGCGTTCGAACCCGCCGTGCTCGAGGAGCCAGTGGCGTTACCGGCAGGGTCGACGCTCGAGCTGGCGGCCCTCGAGGACGAGACGAGTGACCCGCGAATCCAGCAACACTGGACGCTGCCCGACCCCGAGCCCGATCCGGACCACGACGCCGCACTCGAGGCGCTCGAGATGGCGATCCGGACGGCCGTCGACGAGGTCCAGGCGGATCTCGAGGTCGCCGTTGCTTTCTCCGGCGGCGTCGACTCTGCGCTGGTTGCCGAGTTACTCGACGCGCCGCTGTACGTCGTCGGGTTTCCGGACAGCCACGACGTCGAGGCCGCCCGCACCGCCGCGGAGGCGATGGGTCGAGAGCTGACGGTCGTCGAACTCGAGCCCGCAGACCTCGAGCGTGCTGTTCCCGAGATTGCACGGGCGACGGGCCGGACGAACGCGATGGATGTCCAGATCGCCCTGCCGCTGTACCTGGTGGGCGAACGCGTCGCTGCCGACGGGTTCGACGCGCTCGCGGTCGGACAGGGAGCGGACGAACTGTTCGGCGGCTACGAGAAGGTCGTCCGGCTGGACCACCGTGTCGAGGCCGAGACGATCCGCGGTGCCGTCCGCGAGAGTATCCTGAGTCTGCCAGAGCAACTCCCGCGAGACGTACTGACGAGCAGGGCGACGGGGCTCGAGCCGGTCGCGCCGCTTCTCCACGACGCCGTCGTCGACGCGGCGCTGCGACTGCCGGACGAGTTGCTCGCAGACGAGCAGCTCCGGAAGCGTGGCTTTCGGCGCGTTGCCGCCCGGCAGTTGCCCGAGGCAGTCGCGGACCGCGACAAGAAGGCCGTCCAGTACGGCAGCCTCGTCGCCCGCGAACTCGATCGACTCGCCCGCCAGGCAGGCTACAAGCGTCGGATGGACGACCACGTCTCGAAATATATCTCGTCGCTGCTCGAGACCGGGTGA
- a CDS encoding DUF7333 family protein produces MEFDVPTTAAAFVALIAIGTAGMIVSDMMVTETILMMVTPSMAAFGLLMLLIGVKHGEYRASN; encoded by the coding sequence ATGGAGTTCGACGTTCCAACGACCGCAGCCGCGTTCGTCGCACTGATCGCGATCGGTACCGCTGGCATGATCGTCTCTGACATGATGGTCACCGAGACGATCCTGATGATGGTGACGCCGTCGATGGCCGCCTTCGGCCTGCTCATGCTGCTGATCGGCGTCAAACACGGGGAGTATCGCGCGAGCAACTGA
- a CDS encoding aldo/keto reductase: METDVDDISPAACPTVGDVPMLGLGTWKNDDAEQCVESVRTALEMGYRHVDTAQAYDNEAAVGEGIERADVDREDVYLATKIWISNLERDAVRETARESLERLGVDAVDLLYVHWPARTYDPEETLLAFDDLYEAGLIEGVGVSNFLPAQLEEAVEICDAPIVANQVELHPLLPQAEIRETCKRNDVAVVAYSPLARGAVFDQPEIQAVAEKHGVSEAQVSLAWLRENGVVAIPKATGDDHLQDNWASLALDLEADDRERIDSIDERSRQVDPEFGPWN, encoded by the coding sequence ATGGAAACCGATGTTGACGACATCTCACCGGCGGCCTGTCCGACCGTCGGCGACGTACCAATGCTCGGACTCGGCACCTGGAAGAACGACGACGCCGAACAGTGTGTCGAAAGCGTTCGAACGGCCCTCGAAATGGGGTACAGACACGTCGACACCGCCCAGGCCTACGACAACGAAGCGGCCGTCGGCGAAGGGATCGAACGCGCCGATGTCGATCGCGAAGACGTCTATCTCGCGACCAAGATCTGGATTTCGAACCTCGAGCGCGACGCTGTCCGGGAGACGGCCCGCGAGAGTCTCGAGCGACTCGGTGTCGACGCCGTCGACTTGCTGTACGTCCACTGGCCCGCACGCACGTACGATCCCGAGGAGACGCTGCTCGCGTTCGACGACCTGTACGAGGCAGGGTTGATCGAAGGCGTCGGCGTGAGCAACTTCCTGCCGGCACAACTCGAGGAGGCAGTGGAGATCTGTGACGCGCCGATCGTGGCGAATCAGGTCGAACTCCACCCGCTTTTGCCCCAGGCAGAGATCCGCGAAACCTGCAAGCGAAACGACGTCGCGGTCGTCGCCTACTCGCCGCTGGCTCGCGGCGCGGTGTTCGACCAGCCCGAGATCCAAGCGGTCGCGGAGAAACACGGCGTCAGCGAGGCCCAGGTCAGCCTCGCCTGGCTGCGCGAGAACGGCGTCGTCGCGATCCCAAAAGCGACCGGCGACGACCACCTCCAGGACAACTGGGCGTCGCTCGCGCTCGACCTCGAGGCCGACGACAGAGAGCGGATCGATTCGATCGACGAACGGAGCCGCCAGGTCGATCCAGAGTTCGGTCCCTGGAACTGA
- a CDS encoding amidase, with protein sequence MSSETTLTRLSATELAARIRNEDVTATEAVEAHLERIEDRDDEVNAFVTVCAEEAREAAAEADRALKNGTDVGPLHGVPVALKDLGDLKAGVRHTFGSALFADHVAERTAVTVERLEAAGAIVIGKTNTPAFGHKGTTDNEVAGPTASPIDTDLNAGGSSGGSAAALAAGMASLATGSDAGGSLRIPAAACGVYGFKPTFGLVPDDGRPNAFGRSTHTVTKGPMARTVEDAALLLSVMAGPDAADPRSVPIDLEPLEAVDRPASDLEIAYSLDLGAFSVDDEVRAVVDDAVDAFEAAGATVDEVTVDHGYEMAELREAVMPTFTTAMVETATVLKESQGVDLREHPDDVSDSLLAMLEAGEAYDSTDLAKTAIVRTDVFDAVQDVLESYDVLVAPTLSSVGVGLHEDPGVEAWDRALTWPFNWTGHPVASAPAGLTDRGHPVGLQLVGSRFDDETVLAASAAFERQRPWHRLYTEG encoded by the coding sequence ATGTCATCCGAGACGACTCTCACCCGACTCTCCGCGACCGAACTCGCCGCTCGCATCCGGAACGAGGACGTGACTGCGACCGAGGCCGTCGAAGCCCACCTCGAGCGGATCGAGGACCGCGACGACGAGGTAAACGCCTTCGTCACCGTCTGTGCCGAGGAAGCACGGGAGGCCGCCGCCGAAGCCGATCGGGCACTCAAGAACGGCACGGACGTCGGTCCGCTTCACGGCGTGCCGGTGGCGCTGAAAGATCTGGGAGACCTGAAAGCGGGCGTTCGCCACACGTTCGGCTCCGCGCTGTTTGCCGACCACGTCGCCGAGCGGACGGCGGTGACGGTCGAACGACTCGAGGCGGCGGGTGCGATCGTGATCGGGAAGACGAACACGCCCGCGTTCGGCCACAAGGGGACGACCGACAACGAGGTCGCCGGTCCGACGGCGTCACCGATCGACACCGACCTGAACGCTGGCGGCTCCTCGGGCGGCTCCGCTGCAGCCCTCGCCGCCGGAATGGCATCGCTCGCGACTGGCAGCGACGCCGGCGGCTCGCTTCGCATTCCTGCCGCGGCGTGTGGCGTCTACGGCTTCAAGCCGACGTTCGGCCTGGTGCCGGACGATGGCCGTCCGAACGCCTTCGGTCGCTCGACACACACCGTCACGAAGGGGCCGATGGCCCGGACCGTCGAGGACGCCGCGTTGTTGCTGTCGGTCATGGCTGGCCCCGACGCTGCAGATCCACGAAGCGTCCCCATCGACCTCGAACCGCTCGAGGCCGTCGACCGGCCGGCCTCGGACCTCGAAATCGCGTACAGCCTCGATCTCGGGGCGTTCTCGGTCGACGACGAGGTGCGGGCAGTCGTGGACGACGCTGTCGACGCGTTCGAGGCCGCTGGCGCGACCGTCGATGAGGTGACGGTCGATCACGGCTACGAGATGGCCGAGCTACGGGAAGCCGTCATGCCGACGTTCACGACGGCGATGGTAGAGACCGCGACGGTTCTGAAAGAGAGCCAGGGGGTCGACCTGCGCGAGCACCCCGACGACGTGTCCGACAGCCTGCTGGCGATGCTCGAGGCGGGCGAGGCGTACGACTCGACGGACCTCGCAAAGACCGCGATCGTCCGAACCGACGTCTTCGACGCCGTCCAAGACGTACTCGAGAGCTACGACGTGCTCGTGGCACCGACGCTCTCCTCGGTCGGCGTCGGCCTGCACGAGGACCCCGGCGTCGAGGCCTGGGACCGGGCACTGACCTGGCCGTTCAACTGGACGGGCCATCCGGTCGCTTCCGCCCCGGCAGGACTGACGGACCGTGGCCACCCCGTCGGTCTGCAACTCGTCGGCAGCCGGTTCGACGACGAGACGGTACTCGCCGCGAGCGCGGCCTTCGAACGCCAACGACCGTGGCACCGGCTGTATACCGAGGGCTAA
- a CDS encoding RsmB/NOP family class I SAM-dependent RNA methyltransferase, translating to MEPLERYRPIVDDFEAFLAACRRPLGNAVRVNTIKASVERATAALEADGVAYDQADWNPQVLRLETDSPGSTWASFHGFTHGQEEVSAVPPVVLDPEPGERVWDACAAPGGKATQLSALMDDEGTVVANDSNLGRISALRFNAERLGATNLAVTNADARNYSLNAFEFDAFDRALVDAPCSCEGTIRKNPDALEDWSEDHIASVSGIQKGILRRAVQATREGGTVVYSTCTFAPEENEAVVQHVLESEDCRVVEFDLGLEHAPGLTKWDGEEFDETLERAARIYPHHNDTGGFFVAKLEVTA from the coding sequence ATGGAGCCACTCGAGCGGTATCGACCGATCGTCGACGACTTCGAGGCGTTTCTGGCGGCCTGTCGGCGGCCACTGGGCAACGCCGTCCGCGTGAACACGATCAAGGCCTCGGTCGAGCGGGCGACCGCCGCACTCGAGGCGGACGGCGTCGCCTACGACCAGGCCGACTGGAATCCGCAAGTGTTGCGCCTCGAGACGGACTCCCCGGGTTCGACCTGGGCGTCGTTCCACGGCTTTACCCACGGCCAGGAGGAGGTCTCGGCCGTCCCGCCGGTCGTCCTCGACCCCGAGCCCGGCGAGCGGGTCTGGGACGCCTGTGCCGCGCCGGGCGGGAAGGCGACCCAGCTTTCGGCGCTAATGGACGACGAGGGGACGGTCGTCGCAAACGACAGCAACCTCGGGCGCATCTCGGCGCTGCGGTTCAACGCCGAACGCCTCGGAGCGACGAACCTCGCCGTGACGAACGCCGACGCGCGCAACTACTCGCTGAACGCGTTCGAGTTCGACGCGTTCGACCGCGCGCTGGTCGACGCCCCCTGCTCGTGTGAGGGGACGATCCGGAAGAACCCCGACGCGCTCGAGGACTGGTCGGAAGACCACATTGCCTCGGTGTCGGGCATCCAGAAGGGCATCCTGCGGCGGGCCGTCCAGGCCACCCGCGAGGGCGGGACCGTCGTCTACTCGACCTGTACGTTTGCCCCCGAGGAGAACGAGGCGGTCGTCCAGCACGTCCTCGAGAGCGAGGACTGTCGCGTCGTCGAGTTCGACCTCGGTCTGGAGCACGCGCCGGGACTCACCAAGTGGGACGGTGAGGAGTTCGACGAGACGCTCGAGCGGGCCGCCAGGATCTACCCGCACCACAACGACACGGGCGGCTTTTTCGTGGCGAAACTGGAGGTGACGGCATGA
- a CDS encoding DUF7122 family protein, with product MSDLAQNDGQRFDRLPETSAERTVEGRVSREEVVEYFEDRFAIPPETFDDHTFWEKGAGKIWIYHGDAPTPLEIEAMGMTCLRTRQEHWKPTTDVVQRFGRHAEACVIELDREEAQAFAAGEDQEREWDGDWGYLIAAHRIAGDLEPLGIGLYVHGELRSMVPKGRQRDL from the coding sequence ATGAGCGACCTCGCGCAAAACGACGGCCAGCGATTCGATCGACTCCCCGAGACGTCGGCCGAGCGAACCGTCGAGGGACGAGTCAGTCGCGAGGAGGTCGTCGAGTACTTCGAGGATCGCTTTGCCATCCCGCCGGAGACGTTCGACGACCACACCTTCTGGGAGAAAGGCGCAGGCAAGATCTGGATCTACCACGGCGACGCACCGACACCGCTCGAGATCGAGGCGATGGGAATGACCTGCCTGCGGACCCGCCAGGAACACTGGAAGCCGACGACGGACGTCGTCCAGCGGTTTGGCCGCCACGCCGAGGCGTGCGTGATCGAACTCGACCGCGAGGAGGCCCAGGCTTTCGCCGCGGGCGAGGACCAGGAACGCGAGTGGGACGGCGACTGGGGGTACCTGATCGCGGCCCACCGGATCGCCGGCGACCTCGAACCGCTCGGTATCGGCCTCTACGTCCACGGCGAGTTGCGATCGATGGTGCCGAAAGGCCGACAGCGAGACCTGTAG
- a CDS encoding DUF790 family protein — protein MLRKKLLRVSRAGGGYHPQFARREHRPLAARVIGTFQGHVGESQGDLEDALADLERESDDFKLVRGLAALLDRETTFETDAAVDPERARRAAFEAAEDVGVATESEREAALAQAGERLGSSPSAVAEALYADLEERQLLTAVDPPWNPDGLLTQYNLSLAQTALFDATEVRVRSSDPKTLVSAIKRLRLMYEIRKPPVAPGDAASEREVVVTGPTHLFRSTRRYGTRFARLLRTIADAETWHLEATIDDRGTERTLALSSDDPVTVPNADPVTDVSFDSGVEADFAARFERLDLDWDLVREPEPLETGTRVMIPDFSFEYAHAAFRVYFEIMGFWTPEYVEKKLSQLEEVEDVELVVAVDESLGVGEEIAARDHRAIPYTGTVRVKDVVDVLREYEDDLVAASAADLPGELIPEEDAVELEALAARHGVGVDALADVAFPEHDRVGQTLVRPDVLESLENRIEPGIDLSAVESTLEEYGLSDSSAVLSRLGYRVEWEGLGGGTVREQ, from the coding sequence ATGCTTCGCAAGAAGTTGCTCCGCGTCTCGCGGGCGGGCGGCGGCTACCACCCGCAGTTCGCCAGGCGGGAACACCGCCCGCTCGCCGCGCGCGTCATCGGGACGTTCCAGGGTCACGTCGGGGAATCCCAGGGCGACCTCGAGGACGCGCTGGCTGATCTCGAGCGCGAGAGCGACGACTTCAAACTCGTCCGCGGGCTCGCCGCCCTCCTAGACCGGGAGACGACGTTCGAGACCGACGCCGCGGTCGATCCCGAGCGCGCGCGTCGGGCCGCCTTCGAGGCCGCCGAGGACGTCGGCGTCGCCACCGAGAGCGAGCGAGAAGCGGCGCTCGCACAGGCGGGCGAGCGACTCGGTAGTTCGCCCAGCGCGGTCGCGGAGGCGCTGTACGCCGACCTCGAGGAACGGCAACTCCTGACGGCAGTCGATCCGCCGTGGAACCCCGACGGACTGCTCACCCAGTACAACCTCTCGCTGGCCCAGACCGCACTGTTCGACGCGACCGAAGTTCGAGTGCGCTCGAGCGATCCCAAGACACTGGTCTCGGCGATCAAGCGCCTGCGGCTCATGTACGAGATCCGCAAGCCTCCGGTCGCCCCGGGAGACGCCGCGAGCGAGCGCGAGGTCGTCGTCACCGGCCCCACCCACCTCTTCCGGTCGACGCGGCGGTACGGGACCCGATTCGCCCGACTCCTGCGAACGATCGCCGACGCCGAGACGTGGCACCTCGAGGCGACGATCGACGACCGAGGGACCGAACGGACGCTCGCGCTCTCGAGTGACGATCCGGTCACGGTTCCCAACGCCGACCCCGTCACCGACGTTAGCTTCGACAGCGGCGTCGAGGCCGACTTCGCCGCCCGGTTCGAAAGGCTGGACTTAGACTGGGACCTCGTCCGCGAGCCCGAACCGCTCGAGACGGGGACGCGGGTGATGATCCCCGACTTTTCGTTCGAGTACGCACACGCGGCGTTCCGCGTCTACTTCGAGATCATGGGGTTCTGGACGCCCGAGTACGTCGAGAAGAAACTCTCGCAACTCGAGGAGGTAGAGGACGTCGAACTCGTCGTCGCCGTCGACGAGTCGCTGGGCGTCGGCGAGGAAATCGCAGCACGGGACCACCGGGCGATCCCCTACACCGGCACGGTCCGAGTCAAGGACGTCGTCGATGTCCTCCGGGAGTACGAGGACGACCTCGTCGCCGCGAGTGCGGCCGACCTCCCCGGCGAACTAATTCCGGAGGAGGACGCAGTCGAACTCGAGGCGCTGGCCGCCCGCCACGGCGTCGGCGTCGACGCCCTCGCCGACGTGGCCTTCCCCGAGCACGACCGCGTCGGACAGACGCTCGTTCGACCGGACGTACTCGAGTCGCTCGAGAACCGGATCGAGCCCGGAATCGATCTCTCGGCGGTCGAGTCCACCCTCGAAGAGTACGGACTCTCGGACTCGAGTGCCGTCCTCTCGCGGCTCGGTTACCGCGTCGAGTGGGAAGGACTCGGCGGCGGGACGGTTCGCGAGCAGTAG
- a CDS encoding DUF555 domain-containing protein, whose product MSNYLVAMEAAWLVRDVEEIDDAIGVAVSEAGKRLNNEGLDYVEVEVGATGCPACGEPFDSAFIAADTALVGLALEMEVYNADGEEHASRIAKSEVGGALRDVPLSVVEVVETAEDE is encoded by the coding sequence ATGAGCAACTACCTCGTCGCGATGGAAGCTGCGTGGCTCGTGCGTGACGTCGAAGAGATCGACGACGCGATCGGTGTCGCCGTCAGTGAAGCCGGCAAACGACTCAACAACGAAGGCCTGGACTACGTCGAGGTTGAGGTCGGCGCGACGGGCTGTCCGGCCTGTGGCGAGCCGTTCGACTCCGCGTTCATCGCAGCCGACACGGCGCTGGTCGGCCTCGCACTCGAGATGGAGGTCTACAACGCCGACGGCGAGGAACACGCCTCCCGGATCGCAAAGAGCGAGGTCGGCGGCGCGTTGCGGGACGTTCCCCTCAGTGTGGTCGAAGTCGTGGAGACGGCCGAAGACGAGTAA
- the psmB gene encoding archaeal proteasome endopeptidase complex subunit beta: MRTPHDSSFSGMVDQLADDPNPYEPEVGSMPNNDLTQADLDNVNKTGTTTIGITTEDGVVIATDMRASLGGRFVSNKNVQKVEQIHPTGALTLVGSVGGAQSFISTLRAEVNLYESRRGEDMSIEALANLAGNFARGGPFFAIHPILGGVDEEGSHVFSIDPAGGVMEDDYTVTGSGMQLAYGHLEQAYEDDLSNDEATTIAARSIKSAAERDTGSGNGVFLCEITGEGVDIHGHHDFDEVV, from the coding sequence ATGCGTACGCCACACGACTCGAGCTTCTCCGGGATGGTCGACCAGCTGGCTGACGACCCCAACCCGTACGAACCCGAGGTCGGCTCGATGCCCAACAACGACCTGACGCAGGCCGATCTGGACAACGTCAACAAGACGGGAACGACGACGATCGGAATCACGACCGAGGACGGCGTCGTCATCGCGACGGACATGCGCGCCAGTCTTGGCGGTCGGTTCGTCTCGAACAAAAACGTCCAGAAAGTCGAGCAGATCCACCCCACCGGCGCGCTGACGCTCGTCGGCAGCGTCGGTGGCGCACAGTCGTTCATCTCGACGCTGCGAGCCGAAGTCAACCTCTACGAATCCCGGCGCGGCGAAGACATGAGCATCGAGGCGCTGGCGAACCTCGCCGGCAACTTCGCCCGCGGCGGCCCGTTCTTCGCCATCCACCCGATCCTGGGCGGCGTCGACGAAGAAGGCAGTCACGTCTTCAGCATCGACCCCGCCGGCGGCGTCATGGAAGACGACTACACCGTCACCGGCTCCGGCATGCAACTCGCCTACGGCCACCTCGAGCAGGCTTACGAAGACGACCTCTCGAACGACGAAGCGACGACCATCGCCGCCCGCTCGATCAAGTCCGCCGCCGAGCGCGACACGGGCTCGGGCAACGGCGTCTTCCTCTGTGAGATCACCGGCGAGGGCGTCGACATTCACGGCCACCACGACTTCGACGAAGTCGTCTAA